In Bacteroidales bacterium, the genomic stretch TATAGTCACACTTACCAAAAGTAACCGAATTCTTAATATACTCAAGATTCTTAAAGGCGGCACATGGAATACATCCATTATCAACTAGTTGATAGGATTCTTGAATAACAGGAACATCATTTGCATTTATTTGGATATCAACTTTACTGGCTCTGGCCATCTTTAATGCATGGCCAAGGAGTCCAAACCCAGTTATATCGGTTGCTCCAGTCACATTATTCTCCTGCATTATTGTGGCACCCTCTTTATTTAAGGTTTTCATCCACATTAAAGCCTCATTATAAGCATTTTGACTGGCTATATTCAGTTTCTTACCAGCAATGATAATGCCAGTACCTAAAGGTTTTGTGAGGATCAACTTATCACCAGATCTTAGTCCTGCATTGGTAATCACCTTCTTAGGATGAACTCTACCAATTACAGCTAATCCAAATTTTGGTGGGTTATCATCAATGGTATGACCACCAATAACAATCGTATTTGCCTTGGCTACCATGCTTGCAGCACCTTCGAGAATCTGGACATATGCCTCAATTGGGATAATTGCTGCAGGAAACATGGCAATATTTAAGGCTAAGAACGGTTCGCCGCCCATAGCATAAACATCACTTAAGGAGTTCGCAGCAGCAATCTCGCCAAACTCGTAAGGATCAGAACATATCGGTGGAAAAAAATCGGTGGTGAATATTAGGGCCAACTCATCGTTAATCCGATATACTCCAGCATCATCGTGGGTATCGATATCTACCAAAATATTTGGATCCTTCACCCTTACTAGGTTTAGCAATGTTTTTTCAAGAATTGCAGCAGGTATTTTTGCAGAACATCCTCCGTTTTCAACGGTTGTAAGCAGATCAAATGACATATACTATTTTGTGTAAAGATGATAGTTAATTTGTTTTGAATCAAGTAGTAAGCAAATCTCATTTGAATTGATTGTGCTTATCTCAATGCACATTCCACACTCAGAGCTAATGTTTGATGGCACAGGAATAATTTGATATTCAAACCCTTTGCTTTTAATTAGTTGTTCGGATTTAATCACAACGTGAACGTTTTGGAACAGTATCAAGCAGCGATCATCCATTGCAGGTCTTATCAATAATATCTGTAATACAATTATATAGGTGGTTTAGTTCACTGTCGGTATGATAATTTGAGAGTGATACCCTAACTGCTCCCTGAGGATACTCTCCCAATGTTTGATATGCAATAGGTGAACAGTGTAAACCTCCACGAACCTCAATTTCATGGGTATCGTAGAGTAACTTCGTAAAATTCGATACTGATGTTTTGAGCGGAACTATCGAAAAAACATCGGATTGACTATCTATCTTGTTGGCAATTAACAGTTTGATTGCTTTATTTGTTTTTAAGCGATCAATTATATCCCTGAAGACAGCATGACTATAAATTGCACTAGACTGATTTTTTAATGCTCCACAAAGACCGTATATGCCTAAAACATTCATGGTTCCTGCTTCAAAACGATCTGGATA encodes the following:
- the selD gene encoding selenide, water dikinase SelD, coding for MSFDLLTTVENGGCSAKIPAAILEKTLLNLVRVKDPNILVDIDTHDDAGVYRINDELALIFTTDFFPPICSDPYEFGEIAAANSLSDVYAMGGEPFLALNIAMFPAAIIPIEAYVQILEGAASMVAKANTIVIGGHTIDDNPPKFGLAVIGRVHPKKVITNAGLRSGDKLILTKPLGTGIIIAGKKLNIASQNAYNEALMWMKTLNKEGATIMQENNVTGATDITGFGLLGHALKMARASKVDIQINANDVPVIQESYQLVDNGCIPCAAFKNLEYIKNSVTFGKCDYNLKMMLTDAQTSGGLLMGVQPNKVNSVLNSLIKSGFSYSKVIGKVIGAGEGNIVLN
- a CDS encoding DUF3343 domain-containing protein: MIKSEQLIKSKGFEYQIIPVPSNISSECGMCIEISTINSNEICLLLDSKQINYHLYTK